In one window of Vespa crabro chromosome 6, iyVesCrab1.2, whole genome shotgun sequence DNA:
- the LOC124425260 gene encoding zinc finger protein 665-like isoform X1, with product MNSEQHALPATTQAQQEDVNAGQSGRPSYPGGLATSTGLGNVGNTPHSSADLRVGTAVALASSVAKYWVLTNLFPGPLPQVSVYHHSHHNSSHRSGGSGEASSKEPASSLNQEMALNSSSHHQSTSQSAHHHHQPSVSSSNHHGSMQSNSQQIPVSLPGLNLDGAHIPASVSHLQAAHVQMQQQMQAQQQQLHQQQQQQPQQQQQQQQQSHHQMQNHQNAQNNGSTSHNQNTQRDDNKVKDEGGSCTTERCSDNQVHCQVQCDLQLQPPQDLQQSLMQQQQQQQQQQQQIGVNISGNSSTEGSSQNNSEKPEKEKELRQLNMTQFQVPDLKPGGHMMDVRTADGSVVKISAGNEQDLAKTLGVEMVQNMYKVNVEDINQLLAYHEVFGKLQSEIAAGTTLVGSTVPTQTVTTIQNGTPLVQQVQLNKFDIKTSDGEATPGPSASPVSVGSHACEICGKIFQFRYQLIVHRRYHTERKPFTCQVCGKAFSNANDLTRHGKCHLGGSMFTCTVCFHVFANAPSLERHMKRHATDKPYNCTVCGKSFARKEHLDNHTRCHTGETPYRCQYCSKTFTRKEHMVNHVRKHTGETPHRCDICKKSFTRKEHFMNHVMWHTGETPHHCQACGKKYTRKEHLANHMRSHTNDTPFRCEICGKSFTRKEHFTNHIMWHTGETPHRCDFCSKTFTRKEHLLNHVRQHTGESPHRCGFCSKSFTRKEHLVNHIRQHTGETPFRCQYCPKAFTRKDHLVNHVRQHTGESPHKCQYCTKSFTRKEHLTNHVRQHTGESPHRCHFCSKSFTRKEHLTNHVRIHTGESPHRCEFCQRTFTRKEHLNNHLRQHTGDSSHCCNVCSKPFTRKEHLVNHMRCHTGERPFVCTECGKSFPLKGNLLFHMRSHNKGSNAERPFRCDLCPKDFMCKGHLVSHRRSHSDERPHSCPDCGKTFVEKGNMLRHLRKHAAEGPPTQVSTPSAIPQSGVLPIPTAAVLVGHPLAPPAPPVVPQHTVVVPTPPGVLTSY from the exons ATGAACAGCGAGCAGCATGCGTTGCCAGCGACTACGCAGGCTCAACAAGAg GATGTAAACGCGGGTCAAAGTGGTCGTCCTTCATACCCAGGTGGTTTGGCTACTTCTACTGGCCTTGGCAATGTGGGGAATACCCCTCATTCATCCGCGGACCTGCGTGTAGGTACAGCCGTAGCGTTAGCCTCCTCGGTAGCTAAGTATTGGGTCCTGACCAATCTGTTTCCCGGACCGCTACCTCAGGTCTCGGTCTACCACCATTCCCACCACAACTCCTCTCATAGGAGCGGTGGAAGTGGGGAGGCATCCTCCAAAGAGCCAGCCTCCTCCTTGAATCAGGAAATGGCATTGAACTCCAGCTCTCATCATCAGTCAACCTCTCAGTCGGCACATCATCACCATCAACCTTCAGTTAGCAGTAGCAACCATCATGGCTCTATGCAGTCCAACTCTCAG CAGATTCCAGTTTCTCTTCCTGGCCTTAATCTAGACGGGGCGCATATCCCGGCGAGCGTTAGTCACTTACAGGCAGCACACGTGCAAATGCAACAACAAATGCAGGCTCAACAGCAGCAGCTgcaccagcagcagcaacagcagccgcaacagcagcagcagcagcagcagcaatcTCATCACCAAATGCAGAATCATCAAAATGCACAGAACAATGGATCGACCTCACATAACCAGAACACTCAGCGGGACGACAACAAAGTCAAGGATGAAGGTGGCAGCTGTACCACCGAACGCTGTAGCGATAATCAGGTTCACTGTCAAGTTCAATGCGATCTTCAGTTACAACCACCACAAGACTTACAACAGAGCTTAatgcaacagcagcagcaacagcagcagcagcagcagcagatCGGCGTGAATATAAGCGGGAATTCTTCGACCGAGGGTAGCAGCCAAAATAATTCGGAAAAGccggagaaggaaaaggagttGCGGCAACTTAATATGACGCA atttcaAGTTCCAGACTTAAAACCAGGTGGTCATATGATGGACGTCAGAACTGCGGACGGTTCGGTAGTCAAAATTAGTGCGGGAAATGAACAAGACTTAGCTAAAACATTGGGTGTTGAAATGGTACAAAACATGTAcaag GTCAATGTCGAAGATATTAACCAGCTTTTAGCGTATCACGAAGTTTTCGGAAAATTGCAAAGTGAAATTGCAGCCGGTACTACTTTGGTAGGAAGTACAGTTCCTACTCAAACAGTTACCACCATTCAAAATGGTACACCGTTAGTGCAGCAAGTTCAATTGAATAAGTTTGATATAAAAACTAGCGATGGTGAAGCAACACCGGGTCCAAGTGCATCGCCAGTTTCAGTTGGCAGCCATGCCTGTGAGATATGTGGAAAGATATTCCAGTTTCGTTACCAGCTTATCGTACATCGTAGATATCATACAGAAAGAAAACCATTCACGTGTCAG GTTTGTGGAAAGGCATTCTCAAATGCAAACGATCTAACGCGTCACGGAAAATGTCACTTGGGTGGATCGATGTTTACATGCACTGTATGTTTTCACGTCTTCGCAAATGCACCTTCGTTGGAACGGCATATGAAAAGACATGCTACCGACAAGCCTTACAACTGTACGGTGTGTGGCAAGAGTTTCGCAAGAAAGGAGCATTTAGATAACCACACCCGATGCCATACAGGCGAAACACCATACAG GTGCCAATATTGCTCGAAGACATTTACCCGAAAAGAACACATGGTAAATCACGTGCGCAAACACACTGGTGAGACTCCACATCGATGTGATATTTGCAAGAAGAGCTTTACTCGCAAAGAACACTTTATGAACCATGTTATGTGGCATACAGGAGAAACCCCCCATCATTGTCAAGCCTGTGGCAAGAAGTATACGCGCAAAGAGCACCTCGCTAACCACATGCGTTCACACACCAATGACACCCCATTCCGCTGTGAGATATGCG GTAAGTCGTTTACGAGGAAGGAGCACTTCACGAACCACATAATGTGGCATACGGGTGAGACGCCGCACCGCTGCGACTTCTGCTCGAAGACGTTCACTCGAAAGGAGCATCTTCTCAACCACGTTCGCCAGCACACGGGTGAGTCTCCACACCGATGCGGCTTCTGCTCCAAATCGTTCACCAGAAAGGAACACCTTGTTAACCACATCCGCCAACACACAG GGGAGACGCCCTTCCGCTGTCAATACTGTCCAAAAGCATTTACGCGTAAGGATCATCTGGTGAACCACGTCAGGCAGCACACGGGTGAGTCACCGCACAAGTGCCAGTATTGCACCAAATCCTTCACGAGGAAGGAACATTTGACCAATCACGTGCGTCAACATACAGGCGAATCGCCACATCGATGCCACTTCTGCTCCAAATCATTTACTCGTAAGGAGCACTTGACGAATCATGTAAGAATCCACACTGGCGAATCTCCGCACAGATGTGAATTTTGTCAGAGAACGTTCACTAGGAAAGAACACCTCAATAATCATCTCCGTCAACATACCGGAGATTCTTCGCACTGTTGTAACGTGTGCTCAAAACCATTTACGAGAAAG GAACATCTCGTAAATCACATGCGCTGTCATACTGGTGAACGTCCATTCGTGTGCACGGAGTGCGGCAAGAGCTTCCCATTGAAGGGTAACTTGCTGTTCCACATGCGTTCTCATAACAAAGGAAGCAACGCTGAGAGACCATTCCGTTGCGATCTCTGTCCCAAAGACTTCATGTGTAAAGGACACTTGGTCTCCCATAGACGATCCCATTCGGACGAACGTCCACACAGCTGTCCAGATTGCGGCAAGACGTTcgttgaaaaaggaaacatgTTGAGACATTTGCGTAAACATGCTGCTGAAGGGCCACCAACGCAGGTTAGCACACCGTCTGCTATTCCACAATCTGGAGTTTTACCTATACCAACTGCTGCGGTTTTGGTTGGACATCCATTGGCACCACCAGCTCCACCAGTTGTCCCACAACATACCGTAGTAGTACCAACACCACCTGGAGTTTTAACATCCTATTAA
- the LOC124425260 gene encoding zinc finger protein 665-like isoform X9, protein MNSEQHALPATTQAQQEQIPVSLPGLNLDGAHIPASVSHLQAAHVQMQQQMQAQQQQLHQQQQQQPQQQQQQQQQSHHQMQNHQNAQNNGSTSHNQNTQRDDNKVKDEGGSCTTERCSDNQVHCQVQCDLQLQPPQDLQQSLMQQQQQQQQQQQQIGVNISGNSSTEGSSQNNSEKPEKEKELRQLNMTQFQVPDLKPGGHMMDVRTADGSVVKISAGNEQDLAKTLGVEMVQNMYKVNVEDINQLLAYHEVFGKLQSEIAAGTTLVGSTVPTQTVTTIQNGTPLVQQVQLNKFDIKTSDGEATPGPSASPVSVGSHACEICGKIFQFRYQLIVHRRYHTERKPFTCQVCGKAFSNANDLTRHGKCHLGGSMFTCTVCFHVFANAPSLERHMKRHATDKPYNCTVCGKSFARKEHLDNHTRCHTGETPYRCQYCSKTFTRKEHMVNHVRKHTGETPHRCDICKKSFTRKEHFMNHVMWHTGETPHHCQACGKKYTRKEHLANHMRSHTNDTPFRCEICGKSFTRKEHFTNHIMWHTGETPHRCDFCSKTFTRKEHLLNHVRQHTGESPHRCGFCSKSFTRKEHLVNHIRQHTGETPFRCQYCPKAFTRKDHLVNHVRQHTGESPHKCQYCTKSFTRKEHLTNHVRQHTGESPHRCHFCSKSFTRKEHLTNHVRIHTGESPHRCEFCQRTFTRKEHLNNHLRQHTGDSSHCCNVCSKPFTRKEHLVNHMRCHTGERPFVCTECGKSFPLKGNLLFHMRSHNKGSNAERPFRCDLCPKDFMCKGHLVSHRRSHSDERPHSCPDCGKTFVEKGNMLRHLRKHAAEGPPTQVSTPSAIPQSGVLPIPTAAVLVGHPLAPPAPPVVPQHTVVVPTPPGVLTSY, encoded by the exons ATGAACAGCGAGCAGCATGCGTTGCCAGCGACTACGCAGGCTCAACAAGAg CAGATTCCAGTTTCTCTTCCTGGCCTTAATCTAGACGGGGCGCATATCCCGGCGAGCGTTAGTCACTTACAGGCAGCACACGTGCAAATGCAACAACAAATGCAGGCTCAACAGCAGCAGCTgcaccagcagcagcaacagcagccgcaacagcagcagcagcagcagcagcaatcTCATCACCAAATGCAGAATCATCAAAATGCACAGAACAATGGATCGACCTCACATAACCAGAACACTCAGCGGGACGACAACAAAGTCAAGGATGAAGGTGGCAGCTGTACCACCGAACGCTGTAGCGATAATCAGGTTCACTGTCAAGTTCAATGCGATCTTCAGTTACAACCACCACAAGACTTACAACAGAGCTTAatgcaacagcagcagcaacagcagcagcagcagcagcagatCGGCGTGAATATAAGCGGGAATTCTTCGACCGAGGGTAGCAGCCAAAATAATTCGGAAAAGccggagaaggaaaaggagttGCGGCAACTTAATATGACGCA atttcaAGTTCCAGACTTAAAACCAGGTGGTCATATGATGGACGTCAGAACTGCGGACGGTTCGGTAGTCAAAATTAGTGCGGGAAATGAACAAGACTTAGCTAAAACATTGGGTGTTGAAATGGTACAAAACATGTAcaag GTCAATGTCGAAGATATTAACCAGCTTTTAGCGTATCACGAAGTTTTCGGAAAATTGCAAAGTGAAATTGCAGCCGGTACTACTTTGGTAGGAAGTACAGTTCCTACTCAAACAGTTACCACCATTCAAAATGGTACACCGTTAGTGCAGCAAGTTCAATTGAATAAGTTTGATATAAAAACTAGCGATGGTGAAGCAACACCGGGTCCAAGTGCATCGCCAGTTTCAGTTGGCAGCCATGCCTGTGAGATATGTGGAAAGATATTCCAGTTTCGTTACCAGCTTATCGTACATCGTAGATATCATACAGAAAGAAAACCATTCACGTGTCAG GTTTGTGGAAAGGCATTCTCAAATGCAAACGATCTAACGCGTCACGGAAAATGTCACTTGGGTGGATCGATGTTTACATGCACTGTATGTTTTCACGTCTTCGCAAATGCACCTTCGTTGGAACGGCATATGAAAAGACATGCTACCGACAAGCCTTACAACTGTACGGTGTGTGGCAAGAGTTTCGCAAGAAAGGAGCATTTAGATAACCACACCCGATGCCATACAGGCGAAACACCATACAG GTGCCAATATTGCTCGAAGACATTTACCCGAAAAGAACACATGGTAAATCACGTGCGCAAACACACTGGTGAGACTCCACATCGATGTGATATTTGCAAGAAGAGCTTTACTCGCAAAGAACACTTTATGAACCATGTTATGTGGCATACAGGAGAAACCCCCCATCATTGTCAAGCCTGTGGCAAGAAGTATACGCGCAAAGAGCACCTCGCTAACCACATGCGTTCACACACCAATGACACCCCATTCCGCTGTGAGATATGCG GTAAGTCGTTTACGAGGAAGGAGCACTTCACGAACCACATAATGTGGCATACGGGTGAGACGCCGCACCGCTGCGACTTCTGCTCGAAGACGTTCACTCGAAAGGAGCATCTTCTCAACCACGTTCGCCAGCACACGGGTGAGTCTCCACACCGATGCGGCTTCTGCTCCAAATCGTTCACCAGAAAGGAACACCTTGTTAACCACATCCGCCAACACACAG GGGAGACGCCCTTCCGCTGTCAATACTGTCCAAAAGCATTTACGCGTAAGGATCATCTGGTGAACCACGTCAGGCAGCACACGGGTGAGTCACCGCACAAGTGCCAGTATTGCACCAAATCCTTCACGAGGAAGGAACATTTGACCAATCACGTGCGTCAACATACAGGCGAATCGCCACATCGATGCCACTTCTGCTCCAAATCATTTACTCGTAAGGAGCACTTGACGAATCATGTAAGAATCCACACTGGCGAATCTCCGCACAGATGTGAATTTTGTCAGAGAACGTTCACTAGGAAAGAACACCTCAATAATCATCTCCGTCAACATACCGGAGATTCTTCGCACTGTTGTAACGTGTGCTCAAAACCATTTACGAGAAAG GAACATCTCGTAAATCACATGCGCTGTCATACTGGTGAACGTCCATTCGTGTGCACGGAGTGCGGCAAGAGCTTCCCATTGAAGGGTAACTTGCTGTTCCACATGCGTTCTCATAACAAAGGAAGCAACGCTGAGAGACCATTCCGTTGCGATCTCTGTCCCAAAGACTTCATGTGTAAAGGACACTTGGTCTCCCATAGACGATCCCATTCGGACGAACGTCCACACAGCTGTCCAGATTGCGGCAAGACGTTcgttgaaaaaggaaacatgTTGAGACATTTGCGTAAACATGCTGCTGAAGGGCCACCAACGCAGGTTAGCACACCGTCTGCTATTCCACAATCTGGAGTTTTACCTATACCAACTGCTGCGGTTTTGGTTGGACATCCATTGGCACCACCAGCTCCACCAGTTGTCCCACAACATACCGTAGTAGTACCAACACCACCTGGAGTTTTAACATCCTATTAA
- the LOC124425260 gene encoding zinc finger protein 880-like isoform X7, whose protein sequence is MNSEQHALPATTQAQQEDVNAGQSGRPSYPGGLATSTGLGNVGNTPHSSADLRVGTAVALASSVAKYWVLTNLFPGPLPQVSVYHHSHHNSSHRSGGSGEASSKEPASSLNQEMALNSSSHHQSTSQSAHHHHQPSVSSSNHHGSMQSNSQQIPVSLPGLNLDGAHIPASVSHLQAAHVQMQQQMQAQQQQLHQQQQQQPQQQQQQQQQSHHQMQNHQNAQNNGSTSHNQNTQRDDNKVKDEGGSCTTERCSDNQVHCQVQCDLQLQPPQDLQQSLMQQQQQQQQQQQQIGVNISGNSSTEGSSQNNSEKPEKEKELRQLNMTQFQVPDLKPGGHMMDVRTADGSVVKISAGNEQDLAKTLGVEMVQNMYKVNVEDINQLLAYHEVFGKLQSEIAAGTTLVGSTVPTQTVTTIQNGTPLVQQVQLNKFDIKTSDGEATPGPSASPVSVGSHACEICGKIFQFRYQLIVHRRYHTERKPFTCQVCGKAFSNANDLTRHGKCHLGGSMFTCTVCFHVFANAPSLERHMKRHATDKPYNCTVCGKSFARKEHLDNHTRCHTGETPYRCQYCSKTFTRKEHMVNHVRKHTGETPHHCQACGKKYTRKEHLANHMRSHTNDTPFRCEICGKSFTRKEHFTNHIMWHTGETPHRCDFCSKTFTRKEHLLNHVRQHTGESPHRCGFCSKSFTRKEHLVNHIRQHTGETPFRCQYCPKAFTRKDHLVNHVRQHTGESPHKCQYCTKSFTRKEHLTNHVRQHTGESPHRCHFCSKSFTRKEHLTNHVRIHTGESPHRCEFCQRTFTRKEHLNNHLRQHTGDSSHCCNVCSKPFTRKEHLVNHMRCHTGERPFVCTECGKSFPLKGNLLFHMRSHNKGSNAERPFRCDLCPKDFMCKGHLVSHRRSHSDERPHSCPDCGKTFVEKGNMLRHLRKHAAEGPPTQVSTPSAIPQSGVLPIPTAAVLVGHPLAPPAPPVVPQHTVVVPTPPGVLTSY, encoded by the exons ATGAACAGCGAGCAGCATGCGTTGCCAGCGACTACGCAGGCTCAACAAGAg GATGTAAACGCGGGTCAAAGTGGTCGTCCTTCATACCCAGGTGGTTTGGCTACTTCTACTGGCCTTGGCAATGTGGGGAATACCCCTCATTCATCCGCGGACCTGCGTGTAGGTACAGCCGTAGCGTTAGCCTCCTCGGTAGCTAAGTATTGGGTCCTGACCAATCTGTTTCCCGGACCGCTACCTCAGGTCTCGGTCTACCACCATTCCCACCACAACTCCTCTCATAGGAGCGGTGGAAGTGGGGAGGCATCCTCCAAAGAGCCAGCCTCCTCCTTGAATCAGGAAATGGCATTGAACTCCAGCTCTCATCATCAGTCAACCTCTCAGTCGGCACATCATCACCATCAACCTTCAGTTAGCAGTAGCAACCATCATGGCTCTATGCAGTCCAACTCTCAG CAGATTCCAGTTTCTCTTCCTGGCCTTAATCTAGACGGGGCGCATATCCCGGCGAGCGTTAGTCACTTACAGGCAGCACACGTGCAAATGCAACAACAAATGCAGGCTCAACAGCAGCAGCTgcaccagcagcagcaacagcagccgcaacagcagcagcagcagcagcagcaatcTCATCACCAAATGCAGAATCATCAAAATGCACAGAACAATGGATCGACCTCACATAACCAGAACACTCAGCGGGACGACAACAAAGTCAAGGATGAAGGTGGCAGCTGTACCACCGAACGCTGTAGCGATAATCAGGTTCACTGTCAAGTTCAATGCGATCTTCAGTTACAACCACCACAAGACTTACAACAGAGCTTAatgcaacagcagcagcaacagcagcagcagcagcagcagatCGGCGTGAATATAAGCGGGAATTCTTCGACCGAGGGTAGCAGCCAAAATAATTCGGAAAAGccggagaaggaaaaggagttGCGGCAACTTAATATGACGCA atttcaAGTTCCAGACTTAAAACCAGGTGGTCATATGATGGACGTCAGAACTGCGGACGGTTCGGTAGTCAAAATTAGTGCGGGAAATGAACAAGACTTAGCTAAAACATTGGGTGTTGAAATGGTACAAAACATGTAcaag GTCAATGTCGAAGATATTAACCAGCTTTTAGCGTATCACGAAGTTTTCGGAAAATTGCAAAGTGAAATTGCAGCCGGTACTACTTTGGTAGGAAGTACAGTTCCTACTCAAACAGTTACCACCATTCAAAATGGTACACCGTTAGTGCAGCAAGTTCAATTGAATAAGTTTGATATAAAAACTAGCGATGGTGAAGCAACACCGGGTCCAAGTGCATCGCCAGTTTCAGTTGGCAGCCATGCCTGTGAGATATGTGGAAAGATATTCCAGTTTCGTTACCAGCTTATCGTACATCGTAGATATCATACAGAAAGAAAACCATTCACGTGTCAG GTTTGTGGAAAGGCATTCTCAAATGCAAACGATCTAACGCGTCACGGAAAATGTCACTTGGGTGGATCGATGTTTACATGCACTGTATGTTTTCACGTCTTCGCAAATGCACCTTCGTTGGAACGGCATATGAAAAGACATGCTACCGACAAGCCTTACAACTGTACGGTGTGTGGCAAGAGTTTCGCAAGAAAGGAGCATTTAGATAACCACACCCGATGCCATACAGGCGAAACACCATACAG GTGCCAATATTGCTCGAAGACATTTACCCGAAAAGAACACATGGTAAATCACGTGCGCAAACACACTG GAGAAACCCCCCATCATTGTCAAGCCTGTGGCAAGAAGTATACGCGCAAAGAGCACCTCGCTAACCACATGCGTTCACACACCAATGACACCCCATTCCGCTGTGAGATATGCG GTAAGTCGTTTACGAGGAAGGAGCACTTCACGAACCACATAATGTGGCATACGGGTGAGACGCCGCACCGCTGCGACTTCTGCTCGAAGACGTTCACTCGAAAGGAGCATCTTCTCAACCACGTTCGCCAGCACACGGGTGAGTCTCCACACCGATGCGGCTTCTGCTCCAAATCGTTCACCAGAAAGGAACACCTTGTTAACCACATCCGCCAACACACAG GGGAGACGCCCTTCCGCTGTCAATACTGTCCAAAAGCATTTACGCGTAAGGATCATCTGGTGAACCACGTCAGGCAGCACACGGGTGAGTCACCGCACAAGTGCCAGTATTGCACCAAATCCTTCACGAGGAAGGAACATTTGACCAATCACGTGCGTCAACATACAGGCGAATCGCCACATCGATGCCACTTCTGCTCCAAATCATTTACTCGTAAGGAGCACTTGACGAATCATGTAAGAATCCACACTGGCGAATCTCCGCACAGATGTGAATTTTGTCAGAGAACGTTCACTAGGAAAGAACACCTCAATAATCATCTCCGTCAACATACCGGAGATTCTTCGCACTGTTGTAACGTGTGCTCAAAACCATTTACGAGAAAG GAACATCTCGTAAATCACATGCGCTGTCATACTGGTGAACGTCCATTCGTGTGCACGGAGTGCGGCAAGAGCTTCCCATTGAAGGGTAACTTGCTGTTCCACATGCGTTCTCATAACAAAGGAAGCAACGCTGAGAGACCATTCCGTTGCGATCTCTGTCCCAAAGACTTCATGTGTAAAGGACACTTGGTCTCCCATAGACGATCCCATTCGGACGAACGTCCACACAGCTGTCCAGATTGCGGCAAGACGTTcgttgaaaaaggaaacatgTTGAGACATTTGCGTAAACATGCTGCTGAAGGGCCACCAACGCAGGTTAGCACACCGTCTGCTATTCCACAATCTGGAGTTTTACCTATACCAACTGCTGCGGTTTTGGTTGGACATCCATTGGCACCACCAGCTCCACCAGTTGTCCCACAACATACCGTAGTAGTACCAACACCACCTGGAGTTTTAACATCCTATTAA